From one Rattus norvegicus strain BN/NHsdMcwi chromosome 7, GRCr8, whole genome shotgun sequence genomic stretch:
- the Lum gene encoding lumican isoform X1, whose protein sequence is MNVCTFTLVLALVGSVSGQYYDYDAPLFMYGELSPNCAPECNCPHSYPTAMYCDDLKLKSVPMVPPGIKYLYLRNNQIDHIDEKAFENVTDLQWLILDHNLLENSKIKGKVFSKLKQLKKLHINYNNLTESVGPLPKSLQDLQLANNKISKLGSFDGLVNLTFIYLQHNQLKEEAVSASLKGLKSLEYLDLSFNQMSKLPAGLPTSLLTLYLDNNKITNIPDEYFNRFTGLQYLRLSHNELADSGVPGNSFNISSLLELDLSYNKLKSIPTVNENLENYYLEVNKLESKYKAAPGFDPLKASIKLTYLKFVSNAFSVDMLRLHNVIGMNERDNRIQTWNSGSVTHWIVPSLSLECQDQEPLKS, encoded by the coding sequence ATGAATGTATGTACGTTCACTCTTGTCTTGGCATTAGTCGGTAGTGTCAGTGGCCAATACTATGATTATGATGCCCCTCTCTTCATGTATGGGGAACTGTCACCCAACTGTGCACCAGAATGTAACTGTCCCCACAGCTACCCAACTGCCATGTACTGTGATGATCTCAAGTTGAAAAGTGTGCCCATGGTGCCCCCTGGCATCAAGTACCTTTACCTGAGGAATAACCAGATCGACCATATTGATGAAAAGGCCTTTGAGAATGTAACGGATCTGCAGTGGCTCATTCTTGACCACAATCTTCTAGAAAACTCCAAGATCAAAGGAAAGGTCTTCTCTAAGCTGAAACAACTGAAGAAGCTGCATATAAACTACAACAATTTGACCGAGTCCGTGGGTCCGCTCCCAAAGTCCCTACAAGACCTGCAGCTGGCCAATAATAAGATCAGCAAGCTGGGCTCCTTCGACGGGCTGGTAAACCTGACCTTCATTTACCTTCAACACAACCAGCTCAAAGAGGAGGCTGTCTCGGCTTCTCTGAAAGGCCTTAAGTCACTCGAATACCTCGACTTGAGCTTCAATCAGATGAGCAAGCTGCCCGCTGGCCTTCCAACATCTCTTCTAACTCTCTACCTAGACAACAATAAGATCACCAACATTCCTGATGAGTATTTCAATCGCTTCACCGGGCTTCAATACTTGCGTTTATCTCACAATGAGCTGGCTGACAGTGGCGTGCCTGGAAACTCATTTAACATATCATCTCTGCTCGAGCTCGATCTCTCCTACAATAAGCTCAAGAGTATACCAACCGTTAATGAAAACCTTGAAAACTATTACCTGGAGGTCAATAAACTCGAAAGTAAGTATAAAGCTGCCCCTGGGTTTGACCCACTTAAAGCGTCTATCAAGCTGACATACTTAAAGTTTGTATCAAATGCTTTCAGTGTTGACATGCTTAGACTGCACAATGTAATAGGAATGAATGAAAGGGACAACAGAATCCAAACATGGAATTCTGGCTCAGTAACACATTGGATTGTTCCTAGCCTTTCCTTAGAGTGCCAAGACCAAGAGCCATTAAAGTCATag
- the Lum gene encoding lumican precursor, producing the protein MNVCTFTLVLALVGSVSGQYYDYDAPLFMYGELSPNCAPECNCPHSYPTAMYCDDLKLKSVPMVPPGIKYLYLRNNQIDHIDEKAFENVTDLQWLILDHNLLENSKIKGKVFSKLKQLKKLHINYNNLTESVGPLPKSLQDLQLANNKISKLGSFDGLVNLTFIYLQHNQLKEEAVSASLKGLKSLEYLDLSFNQMSKLPAGLPTSLLTLYLDNNKITNIPDEYFNRFTGLQYLRLSHNELADSGVPGNSFNISSLLELDLSYNKLKSIPTVNENLENYYLEVNKLEKFDVKSFCKILGPLSYSKIKHLRLDGNPLTQSSLPPDMYECLRVANEITVN; encoded by the exons ATGAATGTATGTACGTTCACTCTTGTCTTGGCATTAGTCGGTAGTGTCAGTGGCCAATACTATGATTATGATGCCCCTCTCTTCATGTATGGGGAACTGTCACCCAACTGTGCACCAGAATGTAACTGTCCCCACAGCTACCCAACTGCCATGTACTGTGATGATCTCAAGTTGAAAAGTGTGCCCATGGTGCCCCCTGGCATCAAGTACCTTTACCTGAGGAATAACCAGATCGACCATATTGATGAAAAGGCCTTTGAGAATGTAACGGATCTGCAGTGGCTCATTCTTGACCACAATCTTCTAGAAAACTCCAAGATCAAAGGAAAGGTCTTCTCTAAGCTGAAACAACTGAAGAAGCTGCATATAAACTACAACAATTTGACCGAGTCCGTGGGTCCGCTCCCAAAGTCCCTACAAGACCTGCAGCTGGCCAATAATAAGATCAGCAAGCTGGGCTCCTTCGACGGGCTGGTAAACCTGACCTTCATTTACCTTCAACACAACCAGCTCAAAGAGGAGGCTGTCTCGGCTTCTCTGAAAGGCCTTAAGTCACTCGAATACCTCGACTTGAGCTTCAATCAGATGAGCAAGCTGCCCGCTGGCCTTCCAACATCTCTTCTAACTCTCTACCTAGACAACAATAAGATCACCAACATTCCTGATGAGTATTTCAATCGCTTCACCGGGCTTCAATACTTGCGTTTATCTCACAATGAGCTGGCTGACAGTGGCGTGCCTGGAAACTCATTTAACATATCATCTCTGCTCGAGCTCGATCTCTCCTACAATAAGCTCAAGAGTATACCAACCGTTAATGAAAACCTTGAAAACTATTACCTGGAGGTCAATAAACTCGAAA AGTTTGATGTCAAGAGCTTCTGTAAGATCCTGGGACCACTATCTTACTCCAAGATCAAGCATTTGCGCTTGGATGGCAATCCCCTCACTCAAAGCAGTCTGCCCCCTGACATGTACGAGTGTCTACGTGTAGCAAATGAAATCACGGTTAATTAA